One Mycobacteroides abscessus ATCC 19977 genomic window carries:
- a CDS encoding FAS1-like dehydratase domain-containing protein, with protein sequence MAIRQDIVGTHYRYPDYFEVGREKMREFAAAIKDECEVNSGVVAPITFLAVAGRRVQHKIFTEMDLPINVARVLHRDQKLKFHRPIRVGDRLYFDSYLDSVLESHGMVTAEVRAEVTDENGDPVATSIVTMIGEAEGHERDAAAMAANIASHRKN encoded by the coding sequence ATGGCCATCCGCCAAGACATCGTCGGAACGCACTACCGCTACCCCGATTACTTCGAGGTGGGCCGCGAGAAGATGCGCGAATTCGCGGCGGCCATCAAGGACGAGTGCGAGGTCAACTCCGGCGTGGTCGCGCCCATCACCTTCCTGGCGGTCGCCGGACGACGGGTGCAGCACAAGATATTCACCGAGATGGACCTACCCATCAATGTCGCACGGGTGCTGCACCGCGATCAGAAGCTCAAGTTCCATCGGCCGATCCGGGTCGGCGACCGGCTGTACTTCGACAGCTACCTGGACAGCGTCCTGGAATCGCACGGCATGGTGACCGCCGAGGTGCGCGCCGAGGTTACCGACGAGAACGGTGATCCCGTCGCCACCAGCATCGTGACCATGATCGGCGAAGCCGAAGGGCATGAGCGGGACGCGGCTGCCATGGCCGCGAACATCGCCTCACATCGCAAGAACTAG
- a CDS encoding AraC family transcriptional regulator → MAVIRGSALTNYHELVAELGGDGSRLLAGARVSPTDAGSYERFISLPNGARALEATAAALNAPDFGRQLARRQGIEILGPVGLAARTAATVADAFAILEKFMGAYCPVISARVTDHRDPALCRFEFEYLLNPAPPQAQAVELSLGVTLRVLHHFLGAGYRPVSVHLPHQALTPASAYQRYFGCPPFFCEPVGGFTLRATDMQKALPKDNLAHQTAVDYLTGTHASRKPDSSQLVRILIRQLLPTGAIGLGDIALHLGVHPKTLQRRLRAEGMTFAELVDQIRREAAERLLSDTDLSLDHLSRQLGYAEQSVFTRSCKRWFGTTPSAYRSDRRRA, encoded by the coding sequence ATGGCGGTCATCCGGGGCTCGGCGCTCACCAACTACCACGAGCTGGTGGCCGAGCTCGGCGGCGACGGCAGCAGACTGCTTGCCGGGGCCCGGGTTTCACCGACCGACGCCGGCTCGTACGAGAGGTTCATCTCGCTGCCCAACGGCGCCCGCGCGCTGGAGGCCACCGCGGCCGCGCTGAACGCGCCGGACTTCGGCCGTCAGCTTGCCCGCAGGCAAGGCATCGAGATTCTGGGTCCGGTCGGTTTGGCGGCGCGTACCGCCGCGACGGTCGCCGACGCCTTCGCCATTCTCGAAAAGTTCATGGGCGCATACTGTCCGGTGATCAGCGCGCGAGTCACCGATCACCGTGATCCCGCGCTGTGCCGATTCGAGTTCGAGTACCTGCTCAACCCGGCCCCGCCACAGGCGCAGGCTGTTGAGCTGTCTCTGGGGGTCACGCTGCGGGTGCTGCATCACTTTTTGGGTGCCGGTTACCGCCCGGTGTCAGTTCATCTACCGCACCAAGCCCTCACGCCGGCATCGGCGTATCAGCGTTATTTTGGGTGTCCGCCGTTCTTCTGTGAGCCTGTCGGCGGGTTCACGTTGCGCGCCACCGACATGCAGAAGGCGCTGCCCAAGGACAATTTGGCCCACCAGACGGCGGTCGACTACTTGACGGGAACCCACGCGAGCCGCAAGCCCGATTCCAGTCAGTTGGTCCGGATCCTCATCCGGCAGCTGCTGCCGACCGGTGCAATCGGATTGGGAGACATTGCATTACATCTCGGCGTACACCCGAAGACATTGCAACGGCGGCTCCGCGCCGAGGGGATGACCTTCGCGGAGCTCGTCGATCAGATCCGGAGGGAGGCGGCAGAGCGGCTGCTTTCCGATACCGACCTGAGCCTGGACCACCTGAGCAGACAGCTCGGCTATGCGGAGCAGAGTGTGTTCACCCGCAGCTGTAAGCGCTGGTTCGGTACCACCCCGAGTGCTTACCGGTCGGACCGTAGGCGCGCCTAG